Within the Thermosynechococcaceae cyanobacterium Okahandja genome, the region AGCGGGGGAGCGGCTTGGGTTTTTACCCGGAGACTTACAACAGAAAATTGACCCCTACCTGCGTCCCCTTTACGATGCCCTTTACGAGCTGGTGGAGCCAGATAAAATTAGCAACCTGATGGAGCGGGGCGTCATTGAAGTGGCTCCCCTAGCCTATATGCGCGGGCGTACCCTCAACAATGCCTTTGTGATTTTAGATGAGGCGCAAAATACCACCCCAGCCCAAATGAAAATGGTACTCACCCGCATTGGCTTTAACTCCCGTCTAGTGGTGACGGGCGATTTAACGCAAACAGACTTGCCAGAGCACCAAACCTCTGGATTAGGCGTTGCCGCCAAAATCCTCAAGGATGTGGAGGGCATTGCCTTTTGTTACCTCACAAAGGGGGATGTGATTCGGCATCCGTTGGTGGAGCGCATTATTGATGCCTACGATCGCCATGAGCAAGCCACTATGGCGGGGAACCCACAGCGGCGGCAATCGCCGCCGCCCCCTAAAACCAACACCTAGATTTCTATGGCAACGAGAGAACCAATCTTGTGGGATATACTGAGTGCTATCGAAGAGCAGCAGTGGGTAGCAGACCCAACTCACCGCTGGATAGCCATATTCAGCCGTATTAAACGTAAATATCTCTAGGGTGATGTTAATGAAGGAACCTGAGGAATTGACCCCCCGGTTTGGTTGGTCTCGCTACGCCGAACTGGTTAACGGTCGCTTTGCCATGGTGGGCTTTGTTGCACTGCTGGTGTTGGAACTGCTCACCCGCCAAGATTTTTTCACATGGCTGGGACTGCGTTAGCACTCCTCGAGGGTATTGGATGAGTGCGTCATTACGCCTAGAGGAGGTGTGCCGACGATTTACCCCTGTTCTCGGGATTGGCCCGATTTCCCTAACGGTGCCCGCCGGTGAATTATGGGTCATTGTTGGGCCTTCGGGCTGCGGGAAGTCCACCCTCTTGCGCCTCATTGCTGGCCTCGAGCAGCCCACCAGTGGCCAAATTTATATTGGCGATCGCTGCGTGAACACCGTCAGTGGGCGCGATCGCGATGTGGCCATGGTCTTTCAGAACTATGCCCTCTATCCCCACCTGAGCGTGGCGGAAAACCTTGGCTTTGGCCTGAAAATGCGGGGTGTGGATGCGGCAACCCGTCAACAGCGGGTGCAGCAGGTGGCCAAAATGCTAGGCATTGACGCGCTGCTTCAGCGCAAACCCCGTCAACTGTCGGGTGGCCAACAACAGCGGGTAGCCCTCGGGCGGGCATTGGCGCGATCGCCGCAAATTTTCCTGCTTGATGAACCCCTCTCGAACCTAGATGCCCAACTGCGGGAAGATACCCGGGCCGAGTTAAAGCAGCTTCACCAACGCCTCGGCATTACCACCCTTTACGTGACCCATGACCAAGTGGAAGCCATGACCCTCGGAGATCAACTGGTGGTGCTAGATCGCGGACGAGTACAGCAAATTGGCAGCGCCGCTACGCTCTACGAGCAGCCGGCCAACACAATGGTGGCACGATTTTTGGGCAGCCCGCCAATGAACTTACTACCCGCCTCTTGGAATGGCCATACGCTGGGCGTTCAGCAGCACCACCTACCCTGTCCTAGCCGCTATCAGCCAGTGCTGCAACCGGAGCAAGCCCTAATGGTAGGTCTGCGTCCGGAGCATTTACAACCGCAGCCCTTCGAGACGGGGCAGGGTCTAGGGGCGATCGCCACCCTTGTGGAACCCTTAGGCCGGGAAGCCATTGTCCGCTGCCAACTCCTGGACAGTGCGTTGGAAGTGTTGTGGCTAGCACCGCGGGCGGCCATTCCCCAGCCGGGCGATCGCCTGCGGTTCACCGTGGCCGACCCCCACCTCTACCTCTTTGATGCCAGTAGTGGTGCCGCCCTCAGCGTGGCTCCCCCCTAAAATTCATCCCAACCCTTACCTAAGATTGGGTGGTTCGCTTAGAATACAACTAGGATTCTGTAAAATTTCGTAACTTATGCGGCCACCCCGTCCATGACTTCGGTAACTTCTCTTTTCTCGCCCGTTGAAGCAGATCTCTGTGTACTGACAGAGAACCTGAAGGCACTTATTGGGGCACAACACGCTGTACTGTCTGCCGCTGCCGAACACCTGTTTGCCGCCAATGGCAAGCGTATCCGTCCCGCTATTGTCTTTTTGGTCTCACGAGCCACGCTGCCGGAACAGACCATTACCGCCCGTCACTGCCGCCTTGCCGAAATTACCGAAATGATCCACACCGCCAGCCTCTTTCACGATGATGTGGTGGATCAAGCACAACTGCGGCGGGGGGTTCCCACCGTTAATAGTGTCTTTGGCAACCGAGTCGCCATTCAGGCGGGGGATTTTCTCTTTGCCCAAGCCTCATGGTACCTAGCGGATCTCGACAACCTCGAAGTGGTCAAACTCCTCTCTCAGGTCATCAAAGACTTTGCCGAGGGGGAAATTCGCCAAGGGTTTAATCGTTTTGACACCAGCCTCACCCTAGAAGACTACCTTCTGAAAACCTACTACAAAACCGCCTCCCTCATTGCCAACAGTGCTAAGGCCGCAGCGGTTCTCAGTGAAGCGCCCGCCAATGTGACCCAAGCCATGTACACCTACGGCAAAAACCTAGGACTGGCCTTCCAAATTGTCGATGACATCCTTGACTTTACCCGCTCCACCAGTGAGCTAGGCAAACCAGCAGGTTCCGACTTGCGGGATGGGAACTTAACAGCGCCAGTGTTATTTGCCCTGCCCCGCGCACCCTACCTACACACCCTCATCGAGCGCGAATTTAGCGAAGAGGGGGATCTCGACACCGCCCTTGCCCTAGTCCGCCAAAGTGGTGCCATTGAAGAAGCCCGCACCCTTGCTCAAGAATACGCCAAAGCCGCCTTACCTGCCCTTGAGGTGTTGCCCCCGTCCGAACCGCGTCAGGCCCTCAGCCAATTAACCGACTATGTGCTGGAGCGATTGTACTAAGACGCGGCTGACGGCAAAAGCTTGGGGATAAAATGGGGAGTACCGCCTCAGGGTCAGTTCATGAGTTCGTCCGCCACTGAAACCCCACCCTCGTCTCGCTGGCAGTCTTTGAAGGCCAATATTGGGCTGATCGCTGTCGCCGTTGTGCTCACCCTATTGGTGCGCTTTTTTGTTGCTGAGTCGCGGTTTATTCCCTCAGAGTCGATGGAGCCAACCCTCTGGCCGGGCGATCGCATCGTTGTTGAAAAACTTACCTATCGCCACCGCCCCCCCCAGCGCGGCGATATTGTGGTGTTTTATACACCGCCACTGTTAGAGACCATGGGTTACCGCAGCGATCAAGCCCTGATTAAGCGTGTGATTGCCACGGCTGGAGACACCGTTGCCGTCAAGGAGGGTCGCGTTTGGGTCAACCAGCAGCCGCTAGAAGAACCCTACATTGCTGAAGCTCCCGTCTATACCATGCCTCCCCTCACGGTGCCGCCGAATACCCTGTTTGTGATGGGGGATAACCGCAACCATAGTAACGACTCACACATTTGGGGGTTTTTACCCGTCGAGAATGTCATTGGCCGGGCGATCGCCTGCTACTGGCCGCCTCACCACGCTGGACGACTAGGTGCCTGAAGCGCACCCCCTATAGACCCACCCACCGTCAAAAAGAATGCTCTCAGTCTGTTGGTTCTGTTTGTTACACACCTAAAGGTTTAATAACCATGTTTCTTAATCTCAAAGATATTATTCTGCTACTGCACCCCATTCTGGCCTGCACCTTCATCTTTCCGCTGATTGGCATGACAACCTTTTTCGCTTTACAAACCCGTGAACGGCGGCTGGCCAGTAAATCAGCCATTCCAGCAACCGTGGGGTCGCTTCACGTCAAGCTGGGCAATCTCTTGGCGGCAGGCGTTGTGGGTATTACCCTCGTGGCTCTAGCCTACTCGGTAGTCTTTGGGTTTCAGGGCTTTTTAATGCAGGCGGAAAATAATGCTCTGCAGCCACTTTCGGTGATTTTGGTGGCCTTAATGTTTGTTGTGACGATTGGGGCAACGGTCCTGCTGTACCAGGCACCCTCAAAGCTATGGCGGGGGGTATTTGCCACGCTTTCGGGCATGGGGGTGGTGGTGCTGGCCTTTCAGCCGGGGGTATTCCGTCGGGATGATGAGTGGTGGGTGTCCCACTTTTACTTTGGTTTAGTTGTGGTCATGCTCATGATTTTCTCGGTTGCCATTGTGCGTGACATTTATCAAGATCGCTCCCTCACATGGCGCCGCATCCACATTGGCCTGAATACGCTTGCTTTGGTGCTATTTGTTTTGCAAGGTATTACCGGCACCCGCGATCTGCTGGAAATTCCCCTGAGTTGGCAGGCTCCGGTGGTATATCAATGCAACTTTGATGTTAACTCCCCAGACTTTAAGACCTGTCCGTCCCCCTAATCCCGGTAGAATAGCTAGGGGTTAACCGCCTCCCTGCACCGATCAGGGGGAGATTAGAGGGTTTGTCATGACCGATTTAGTCACTTGGCTTCAGGCCATCATTTTGGGATTGGTGCAAGGCATTACGGAGTTCTTGCCCATTAGCAGCACTGCCCATTTGATTTTGTTTAGCGATCTGTTGGGCTGGAAGGGCATTTGGCACAAGACGGCTCTCGATGCGATGCAGTTTGGTAGCGTCATTGCCGTGTTTTGGTACTTTTGGCAGGACATTCGCCACATTGCGACGGGGGCATGGCACGCATGGCGGCAACAGGACTGGCAGCGGGAAGAGTGGAAACTCTTTGTGGGCATTAGCGTGGGCACGGTTCCGGCCTTGGTGGTGGGGTTCATTCTCAAGCAGGCCAAGGTTGAACTGGACACGCCCCAGATTATTGCCACAATGGCAATTACGATGGCAGTTCTGCTCGGGCTAGCGGAAAAGCTGGCATCCCGCAAGCGCACCTATCAAGACATTGGTGTTTGGGATGGCATTCTTGTCGGCTGCGGCCAAGTGATTGCTCTGTTGCCGGGGGCTTCCCGCTCCGGCTCAACCTTAACAACGGCTCTTTTTTTAGGACTGAATCGGGAAACGGCTGCGCGTTTTTCCTTTTTACTGGGGATTCCCACCCTGACCATTGCCACCCTAGTACAGGCCAAGGATGTGTTTGACGAGGGAACCCTCGGGATTCCCCTGCTCATTGCGATTCTCTCGAGCATGATCTTTTCTTATTTGGCCATTGCTTGGTTGCTCAAGTTTCTGCAGCGGCACTCCACGTGGGTATTTATCTGGTATCGGATTGGCTTGGGCGTGGCTCTCTGGGGGGCGATCGCCATGGGGGCGCTCCGCGGCACTAGCGCAAGATGAACTACCCCACCGTATAGGCGGATGGAGTTTCTGTCTCTTCTTCTGCCCTAGTTGCTTCATCGAATTCGTATCTCCACGAGTCTCCGAAGTAGAGCTAGGACATCCAAGACTAACGAGGGTCGTTCCAACCCCCGGTCGACCCATAGGTCGACTTGCTGCTTTAGTGTAGCACATCTTTCGAGATTGACTAGAGGTTGTTCCATCATTTGGAAGAGCGGTCGCTATCCATCCCCACCGTATAGACGGTGGGGAATTCCGCGAGAACCGTTTATATAAACTTAACTTTGCCTGTGGCCAAGATCACAGGAGAATCACGGATGTGCTGTCATACTGGGGTATGGGATTGTAGAAAGTAACCTTCGTTCAGCGGTGCCCTCATAAGTTCCTGATGCCCTCCTAATACACTTGGCGAGAGATTGTGTACCCTATGCCAGCCCATACCCTTAACACCGAGTTAAGAACCTCAACGCTTTCGCTGCTACAGGCGTATCAACTCACACCGACTTTAGAATTACGAAATCAACTGGTGCAGCTTAACTTGGGGTTAGTG harbors:
- a CDS encoding ATP-binding cassette domain-containing protein, which gives rise to MSASLRLEEVCRRFTPVLGIGPISLTVPAGELWVIVGPSGCGKSTLLRLIAGLEQPTSGQIYIGDRCVNTVSGRDRDVAMVFQNYALYPHLSVAENLGFGLKMRGVDAATRQQRVQQVAKMLGIDALLQRKPRQLSGGQQQRVALGRALARSPQIFLLDEPLSNLDAQLREDTRAELKQLHQRLGITTLYVTHDQVEAMTLGDQLVVLDRGRVQQIGSAATLYEQPANTMVARFLGSPPMNLLPASWNGHTLGVQQHHLPCPSRYQPVLQPEQALMVGLRPEHLQPQPFETGQGLGAIATLVEPLGREAIVRCQLLDSALEVLWLAPRAAIPQPGDRLRFTVADPHLYLFDASSGAALSVAPP
- the lepB gene encoding signal peptidase I, encoding MSSSATETPPSSRWQSLKANIGLIAVAVVLTLLVRFFVAESRFIPSESMEPTLWPGDRIVVEKLTYRHRPPQRGDIVVFYTPPLLETMGYRSDQALIKRVIATAGDTVAVKEGRVWVNQQPLEEPYIAEAPVYTMPPLTVPPNTLFVMGDNRNHSNDSHIWGFLPVENVIGRAIACYWPPHHAGRLGA
- a CDS encoding chlorophyll a/b-binding protein yields the protein MKEPEELTPRFGWSRYAELVNGRFAMVGFVALLVLELLTRQDFFTWLGLR
- the sds gene encoding solanesyl diphosphate synthase, with the translated sequence MTSVTSLFSPVEADLCVLTENLKALIGAQHAVLSAAAEHLFAANGKRIRPAIVFLVSRATLPEQTITARHCRLAEITEMIHTASLFHDDVVDQAQLRRGVPTVNSVFGNRVAIQAGDFLFAQASWYLADLDNLEVVKLLSQVIKDFAEGEIRQGFNRFDTSLTLEDYLLKTYYKTASLIANSAKAAAVLSEAPANVTQAMYTYGKNLGLAFQIVDDILDFTRSTSELGKPAGSDLRDGNLTAPVLFALPRAPYLHTLIEREFSEEGDLDTALALVRQSGAIEEARTLAQEYAKAALPALEVLPPSEPRQALSQLTDYVLERLY
- a CDS encoding DUF4079 domain-containing protein codes for the protein MFLNLKDIILLLHPILACTFIFPLIGMTTFFALQTRERRLASKSAIPATVGSLHVKLGNLLAAGVVGITLVALAYSVVFGFQGFLMQAENNALQPLSVILVALMFVVTIGATVLLYQAPSKLWRGVFATLSGMGVVVLAFQPGVFRRDDEWWVSHFYFGLVVVMLMIFSVAIVRDIYQDRSLTWRRIHIGLNTLALVLFVLQGITGTRDLLEIPLSWQAPVVYQCNFDVNSPDFKTCPSP
- a CDS encoding PhoH family protein; its protein translation is MSDSLTIDLHSTESAIALVGEQEANLRIFAAQTGATLVLRGRDLYISGTPAQVQLCQQLIQDLGALWREGKAVSGVDILTVRHAYDTQQRDALQELQQDILARTRRGDIIRAKTFRQRQYIQAIRHHTLTFGIGPAGTGKTFLATVLAVHALLAGTYERLILTRPAVEAGERLGFLPGDLQQKIDPYLRPLYDALYELVEPDKISNLMERGVIEVAPLAYMRGRTLNNAFVILDEAQNTTPAQMKMVLTRIGFNSRLVVTGDLTQTDLPEHQTSGLGVAAKILKDVEGIAFCYLTKGDVIRHPLVERIIDAYDRHEQATMAGNPQRRQSPPPPKTNT
- a CDS encoding undecaprenyl-diphosphate phosphatase; this translates as MTDLVTWLQAIILGLVQGITEFLPISSTAHLILFSDLLGWKGIWHKTALDAMQFGSVIAVFWYFWQDIRHIATGAWHAWRQQDWQREEWKLFVGISVGTVPALVVGFILKQAKVELDTPQIIATMAITMAVLLGLAEKLASRKRTYQDIGVWDGILVGCGQVIALLPGASRSGSTLTTALFLGLNRETAARFSFLLGIPTLTIATLVQAKDVFDEGTLGIPLLIAILSSMIFSYLAIAWLLKFLQRHSTWVFIWYRIGLGVALWGAIAMGALRGTSAR